CCGGAAGAGCTGCAGCAGAAACTGAAAGAGCTGGATGGAGTGGCAGATGGTTTAGAGCGCGTGCTCTGGGGCACCACCCTGGGCAGTCTGACTGGAGGGGTGATAGGTGCTGCGGGGGGGATCACCACCATAGTGGGGCTTGCCCTCGCCCCCCTCACTTTAGGGGCTTCTCTGATTGTGACAGGGGTGGGAATTGGGGTTGCTGCAGCTGGGGGGGTAACTGGAGCTGCTTCTAATGTCACCAAAATGGTGAATGAGCACATAGACCGCCGCACCATAGAGAATATTATACATGAATGTGAGGCGAAGATGCAGAGTCTGGTCACATGTCTCCAGCACATTTCCAAGGGTTTTGAGGATTTGGACCAGAGTAGAACCCTGAATGTAGCAGGGGCCACTCGGGTAGTGAGGAGCCTTGGGGGTTTGATGAAACTGGCCCCTGCAGTTCAGGCATTCAGGGCAGCATCACAAGCTGTCAGACTCGCACGTGCAGCAGAGGTGGTCACCGGGGTGTTCGCAGGTCTCTTTCTAGCTGTTGACATCTTCTTCATTGTTGATGATTCCAGGGAGATACACGCCATGAGACAGCAAGGCTCAAATAATTACACAAAGATGGAGGAGTCAGAGGAACCCCCTGATGAAGCCTCTGCAGGCCCACAGGCCAGCAGTGCTGCCATGACACAGGAAGGCTCTAGTGCATCAAATGAAGGCACCAAAATGGAGGATTCTGAGAAATCCTCTGATGAAGCCTCTTCAGGCCCAAAGGCTGACAGcgctgaggggaaaaaagcattaaaaaccaGGGAGTTCATTAAGAAAATCAGGGAGGTGTCTGCTGTGCTTCAGAAATTGCTGGAAGATCTTGAGTCTGTATACTCTACCATCACAGAGTTAGAAGAAGCTTACATGTCTTTCTAAACTGgccttaaaggggaattgcactttataacacctgcttctcatgactgatattgtccttctaatgaatgtgtcgcccttcaacTGGATGATTTCATGTCGTATAAGACACTTTTATATCTTACACTCAGACTATGtcaatattaaaaattataaatgcatatttactttttcaaaCCAGTTGATTAATTTATTCCTTATTTTAAGCTTATTAAAGTTGAAGTTtggtttttatacatttaattaacaaTAAAAGTATTAGagtatagaaaaatattttcatttattcctttttacattttttcttttatccttTGTTAGATGTTTATCTTTATAGACATTAGAAAAATCATAAACATGCATTTACCACATTATGCAGCATATTCTCTTTAATCTAATTGAATGTAACCATAGAATtctttaaattgcatttatttcccaTTAAATTCTCCTCTACACTGTGTTACTAAATGGTGTTGCAGGCAGGGCCTGTGAAAATGCTGGGTGGCTACTGACTTTGGAAAACCGTTAGCCACAATGGCTGGTGAGCCTTAATGTCAAGCAGGTAATACTGGGTAAAATTTTGTAACTttcagggttcatacacttgattttcaatgacttttccatgacttctccacaacctttaactgaatttccatgaccaaaacaaatgactttatctcagctggacgatttaaaattatttattgtaacactaagtaaaattaggtctgcatctgaaacatatggtgcctctctaaaacaaataaacaccagaaagacacacttagatacattctctcatattataattcgaatagtttaacatttttgtcaatttgGGGTCAATCCATTCATctctgtagcgccaccaacaggtcaaacttcaaggtacatttttgcttataaCTATTGAACCGTTTGTCCTAGAGTTGTGTGGATTGTTTCCACTGAATCCTTGGGTCATGCCGAATGCACTCATTGTCGTTAAACGCGTCATAAtatattttctgccatttttaattattcgaaaaacctacttttgcgaACTAGTCTTAGGGCATTGATCAGATCACCACTAAATTCGGTAAGTATGATCTACAGATGGTGCTGACCAAAAGTTGTCCACAGAATTTTGCTAAAGCTATTTATATGGCCACAATGAGCCAATGAAAATTGAGGAGGGCGTGGCTTGTAACATGAAGGTGTGTAAATTCTGAACGGTTTCTCCGAACACCATGAAACTTGGTAGGCACATCAGCAGCCATGAGTGGAGGCTAACCCCCTCAAGCAAAGCGGTGGCGCTAGAgagctcattttctgttttggcaTAACCGGTATGCCGATGTTTTCGAAACTCAGCACACATGTATTGGGGCACTCTATATGGACAGGGAGGAAACATGTGGCCGATTGGCCAAAAGGTGGCGCTGTCATGagcaaaaaggtgtttttcttaGATAATTTTGAACAAGCATATCTCCGGCCCCATTTGATCTACAGTCATGAActtttgcacatatgtgcaactcGTCAAGGGTAACAAGTTTCCAATAAGGacccataagccccgcccattgTATCTTCcgcaaattagacattttttgtCCTAGAGCTGTGATCTTccacaaattaaacttttttgacAAATGCTTCAATTGCTTTCTGCCATGGAAGTCTATGGCGGCCCCTATAACCGACTAGTcggtttttacaaaactttgaAGAATTGTAGAGGGTTATGCCGTTCTCCCTGCCATGGACTGGTGTCTTGTACAGGGGTTGTTCTGGTTGCTTGTCCTCCTGGAGCCCCTGTAGTGCTTGGCCCCTTCATTGCTGCTCACAGCTATatttagtaattatattttatgcaactttagatatatttccattacttttccaaaacttttcaaaaaatattattttccataacttttccagggccatACGAACCCTGAAGACCTTGAGGCGCTGACTTCGAACCACATTCTCCTTTTAAAGACTCATCCTGCTTTCCCACCTGGATTGTTCCAGAAATCTGACTTGTACATTAAACTAAACGACGTTGGAAGCAAGTTCAGTACCTAGCTGACTTGTTTTGGAAAAGATGGACTCGAGAGTATTTACCATTATtacaagagagaaagaaatggttTACTGTAAAAAGAGGATTCCAGAGAGGGGATGTCGTAATGGTGGTCGACAGCACAGCTCCTCGTGGATCCTGGCCTCTTGGAAAGGTACTTGAAGTCCAGCCTGACTCTAAAGGACTAACAAGAGCTGTTACACTCAAGACTAAGACTGGTGTCTTGGAAAGACCAGTGACAAAGCTCTGCCTGCTCCTTGAAGACTCAGAGGTCACTGAATGAAGATTGACCTGCTCTCAtttcttgatttttctttttgaggttcttattataattattatgacgtttatttattctgttctacATTTAAGTTGAAATGGTGTGGTGACGCGGGCCAGCGGGAGTAGACGAGTGCGAGCGGAAACGGTCATTGACCGTGTTTTGCACAACCAAAGTGGACCTGTGGAAGCTAGAAAAGTTTAAATggactttaatttttttttttgtttattattgcagttttatgttcatttaatttgtaaataaactCAACAAGAGCAACAACAATGATacgtttttaatttaattacaacaCGCGTCAGACAACTGCACCCAACTCCCAATGAAGTGGAAAAAAGTGGGAAAATGTTTACTGGAACATAGgaaacaaaaggacagaaactGAACCTATTTTTACCACTACAGATATCAAAAGGCAGCTAAGAAAGAAGAATAACTTGCTAGTTTGATAGAAGGGAAAGACTGaggaaatacttttttgtaGGGGCAAACTCTTAATTTCCTTTTACTGTTTTGTGGTTTGACCTTATTTAAACTATGTATGTTCTGCATTGTTGGGTTGGTCTGCATTCCTTGATGCTGCATGTTCTGCGTTGTTGGGTTTGCCTTCAGCTCTCAATGCTGCATTTTCTAGCCTCCGTCTCAATTTTCTTCCTAATCTGAGGTTTCT
The nucleotide sequence above comes from Anguilla rostrata isolate EN2019 chromosome 7, ASM1855537v3, whole genome shotgun sequence. Encoded proteins:
- the LOC135258686 gene encoding serine/threonine-protein kinase 4-like isoform X6 → MGNNQSILEQHGYTLVGETGQGAFGKALRVKNEKDGKDYVIKTLQKTNMMREVSELEALKHPFIVQYNDSFEDDMNVYIVVEYCEGGDLSQEIKKQKDTGEYFPEDQILTWFVEICMAVEYVHEKNILHRDIKPQNIFLDKYGRTRLGDFGLAKPLESYANTGVGTICYQSPEIIEEVANNSTSDIWALGCVLYELCELRPAFPEENILELLNTIVDGPYPSISGPFSTDLRDLVRDLLQKNPADRPSASDILGRPFLLGILIQKTKGIPEELQQKLKELDGVADGLERVLWGTTLGSLTGGVIGAAGGITTIVGLALAPLTLGASLIVTGVGIGVAAAGGVTGAASNVTKMVNEHIDRRTIENIIHECEAKMQSLVTCLQHISKGFEDLDQSRTLNVAGATRVVRSLGGLMKLAPAVQAFRAASQAVRLARAAEVVTGVFAGLFLAVDIFFIVDDSREIHAMRQQGSNNYTKMEESEEPPDEASAGPQASSAAMTQEGSSASNEGTKMEDSEKSSDEASSGPKADSAEGKKALKTREFIKKIREVSAVLQKLLEDLESVYSTITELEEAYMSF